The genomic region GGCGCCTTTTGCGTTGTGGATTCAGGATTTGTCGGTAATGGATCCTTTCTACGTGCTGCCGCTGATCATGGGCGTCACGATGAAAATCCAGCAAGGGCTCAATCCGGCTCCGATCGATCCGGTTCAGGCGAAGGTGATCAAGATGTTCCCGATCATTTTCACCATCTTCTTCCTGTTCTTTCCGGCAGGTCTGGTTCTGTACTGGGTGGTCAACAATACCCTGTCCATCTTCCAGCAAATGTACATTTCAAAGAAAATAGAACAGTCCGCATAAAACACGCCAATGGTTATCGATACTCGAGACACCATTGCCGCCATCGCGACGCCGCCGGGCAACGGCGGCGTCGGTATCATCCGCCTGTCGGGCGCGCTAGTTTCCAGTATCGCTCAACAACTCCATAACAAACCCCTTGTGCCGAGGCTGGCGCAATACGCTTCCTTTCTCGATGGCGACGGCTGCGTGATCGATTCCGGCCTCAGCCTCTATTTTCCCGCTCCGGCTTCGTATACCGGCGAAGACGTGCTGGAAGTGCAGGCGCACGGCGGCTCCGTAGTGATGGACATGTTGCTGCGCCGAATTCTGGAATTGGGCGCTCGGCTGGCCCGCCCCGGCGAATTCACCGAGCGCGCCTTTCTCAACAACAAGCTGGACTTGGCTCAAGCCGAAGCCGTCGCCGACCTGATCGAAAGCAGCACCGAACAATCGGTCCGGTCCGCGCAAAAATCGATGCAGGGGCTGTTTTCCAGTCAAGTCAACGAGTTGGTTGCCGAGATTACCGAGCTTAGGACTTACGTCGAAGCGGCGATCGATTTTGTCGAGGAGGAAATCGATTTCTTGAGCGACGGCGTCGTCGAAAACCGCATAGTCAAACTGCTTCAGCGCATCGAGCGGATCCGGCAGACCGCCAAACAGGGCCGCTTATTGCGCGACGGAATGACCGTCGTGCTGGCGGGCCGGCCCAACGCCGGCAAGTCCAGTCTTCTGAACGCGCTGGCCGGCCACGAGGCCGCGATCGTGACCGACGTCGCCGGCACCACGCGCGACGTCCTGCGCGAGCGCATCCAGCTCGACGGCATGCCGCTGCACGTTATCGATACCGCAGGGCTTAGGGACAGCGACAACATCGTCGAACAGGAAGGCATTCGCCGCGCCCGCGAAGAAATCGGCAAGGCCGACCTGATCCTGCTGTTGATCGATGCCAGAGAGCCCGATGTCGAGCCCATCCTGGAAACCTTGCCCCCCGGAATACCGCTAACCGAGGTCTACAACAAGATCGACCTGACCAATCAGCCTCCCGCCCTGATCGAATCCGCGCGCGGCAGCCGAGTCTATCTCTCGGTTAAGACCGGTGCAGGCATGGCACTGTTAACGCAGCATCTCAAGCAGAGCGTCGGTTTCAACGAAGCCGCCGAAGATGTGTTCATCGCCCGCAGACGCCATCTCGAAGCACTCAGGCAGGGCCACGAGTTTGTCCAAAACGCCCTGCGCTTGTTGCAGGAAAGCCATGCCGGAGAACTGGTCGCCGAAGAATTGAGAATGGCTCAAAATGCCCTGGGCGAAATCACCGGTCAATTTACCTCCGACGATCTTCTTGGAAAAATATTTTCCAGTTTTTGTATCGGCAAGTAATTCCCCTCTTCCTCCCCGCTTTCCGATTATTAGAGGAATTATCACTCGGTCGCTGCCTATTAACCGGCCAATATCATTTCTTCATGAAAATTAGTAGACTGCGCTGAACTAAGTCGCGCTTGATCTTCTCAAATCATCGTTTCTGGGAAACGGAATGAACCAAGCCGGCGCGTTGAAGGCCGAGTGTCGACTTGGCCTTTTGGGTTTACTTCAGGTTTGCCTGAGTCGTTCGCTGACCGGTTGCGATCCGTTTTTCCTTTGTTTATGGGCTTCGATTTGACAAGGCAAGAAAATGAGATTTCTACGTCCCTCATCAGGGGGGTTAGAAGCGCTGATCATGCTGTCCGCTTGTACCACGCTTCCGACGGGGCCCGGCGTGCTGCTCTTGCCGGGACCTGGAAAAACTTTCGATCAGTTTCGGTTGGAGGACGCCTATTGCCGCCAGTATGCTTTCGGCCAAGTCGGCGGAGTGGCTCCGAGCCAGGCTGCCTCGGCTAGCGGAGTCGGTAGCGCGGTGGCCGGCACGGCCCTCGGCGCCGCGGCCGGAGCTGCTTTCGGAGGCGGCGAAGGCGCTGCCGTCGGAGCGGGCGGAGGACTTCTGGCGGGCAGCCTGATGGGAACGGAAGCCGCTCGCAGCTCGGGATATGAGGCTCAGGAGAGGTACGACATGAGCTATATTCAGTGCATGTATGCGCACGGAAATCGTGTTCCGGTTTCCGGAAACTTCGTGGATGAAAGCATGGCAAGTCCCAAAAACAGGAACGAGCCATATCATTCGCCTGCGCCGCCTGCGGTCTCCCCCCCTCTTCCGGCGCGCTAAGGCCGAGGTTTGTTCATGACTATGCGCATTGGACCATTTGCTCGCTTTTTCGATGGGAAGTCTATGAAACGCTTGACAGTTACCGCAGTCGTGCTGGCAGGAGTCCTGTTGCTGCAAGGTTGCGCCATTTATGCCCGTCCTTATGGCTACGGTTATTATGGCTGGAACTACTACGGCTATGCCCCTTATTACGGCTATGGCTGGGGCTATTGGCCATTTCGTTATTATTATCCTTATCCCTATTACTATTACGGATACAGACCGTATCGGCGTTACGACTACTGGTCGCCGCGCCCGCGTCCTGACTGGCAAGACAGTACGTGGGGAGGCCGATACGGCGGACGCCCGTCTTTCCCTGACCGGAGCGGAGGGCCGGGACCCGGCGGGCGAGGCAGCCTTTCTCCCGGAAGCAGTGGAAATATAGGAGGCGGCTTGGGGGGAGGCGGACGGCCGGGTCTGGGCGGCCGCAGCCGACGCTGATGTCGGCCCGGCTTGAAGCGAAAGGCCTGCCATTGGTCGATTGTTACCAGGATCCGTGCCGACCTCCCGGCGTTATTCCTTGTCGTATCGGGCGAGTCTTTCTTATTGCCTGTACGGTTTTCGCGTTATCGCCTGAAACGGAAGAGAGTCCGCAAAATCGGTTATGATTGATGTTATCCGGCAAATCCCGGGAGAGTGCCTCTATGCCTCAGTCGGCTTCAATCTTTGTCGAAATTTTAACGGAGACTACGATTATGATGCGGAATTTAAAATCACTGATGCTGCTGCCGCTCCTGGCTTCCTGTTCGGCTTCAATTCCTACCGGGCCGGGTGTTTTGGTGCTGCCCGGCGAGGGCAAGGATCTTGCCCTGTTCCATCGGGACGAAGAGGATTGCAGACAGTTTGCCAGAGAGCCTTTGACTTCTTCACCGGTCAAACCGCAATCCGATGAAGAGGGTCAGCGGCTCTACGACATCGGTTTTATTCAATGCATGTATCACAAAGGCCATCGCGTGCCATTGCCGGACGGCTTGACGTACGGTTCCTTGCAGGATGCGGGGGGGACTGCTCCGGGGGAAATGCCCAGGCCCTAGCGCCGGGCCTAACAAGGGAAAGAATCAGTCCGATAAAACGGAGCGGGGGTTCCAGAACGGATAACCCACCTGCCATACCCAAAGGACGGCCCCAGCCTTTAGGTGTTCAACTTGGGCGAATGGCGATCGACGGCGGACAGGCACAGACCGGCCAATAGATAAAGCCCTATTGCGGCCAGAATCAGGATATTGAAACCCCAGTGCATGGCGATAAGGGTCGCCAGCATCGTGCTGATGACCGAGGCGAAGCCGTTGACGCCCCAGGCCCAGGGAATCCAAGCCGGATTCAGCCGATGGATTCGGGTCAAACCCAGGGGAAAAGGCATCCCCATAAAAAATCCCAAAGGCGCCGTCAGCAGCATCGAAATCCCGGCATTGAACCAGGACGGCTGGTGCAGCAAATAGGCGGTGAGCGTTTCGAGAAGGCCAAGGTACAGCAAGGCGGTCACGGCAATGCCCAGGATCGGATACCAATGCCCGTTTTCATACCGGCCGCACCATGGAGACAGAAAACTGCCCACGCCTGCTGCGATTAAAAAAGTATTCAGGACGGCCGCGACCGAATACACGGGATGGTGCAGAAACAGGATGAATTTCTGGATGAAGGCGATTTCTATGAACAGAAACGCCAAACCCAGACAAAAAAAGTACGCCGACAGCCGTAACGAAGAACCCGAGCGGGGCTGGAAACCGAGTTTGTCCTGCCATTTCCACAAAGGCAGGCCGATGAACAACGCGCCGGCCAGAAAGGCTTGCAGCGCCCCGGCAATCAGCACGATGTAGCCGCTTTCCAGCAGCGAGAGGCCGCCTTGTCCGTACAGCGACGCGATTTCGGGTAGCGTGCTCCATTTGAAAAACTTGAAAAAATACGGTTTGTCGTCGGTCGCAGGATGGATGTCGAATTTATAGCCGCCCATGTAGGACTCACTCAACGGGCTCAACAACGCTTTCACGGCATGGTACGGCGTCGGCTCCGGGACCATATTGTAGAGGTTGGTTTCGGCTTCGGTCATGCCGGGATAATAATCGACGTCGAAACTGCGCGCTTCGCAGAAGGTTTTCAATGCGTCGATTTTCGCAGGAGTCACCACGCCGCTTTTGACCAGGAGCGTGCCGGTCTGCCAGCCGCGGATCAGGATCAAGCGGCGTTCCGGATCGGAGTGACCGGTATTTTTCAACGCCGCCACGGCCGTTGCGAACAATTTGAGATGATCGCGGGGCGGCATTTTGATCCAGCGGGTGATGGCCAGATAGCCTTGGGGCTTAAGGTGTTCGAGATAGCCCTGCAAGGCTTCGACGGTGTAGAGATAATTTTCGCTCAAGGCATACAAGCCGGCCGAGGAAGCGCCGAAAGCGTCCAGCAGAGAGATCTCGATCATGTCGAACGGCTCCCGCGATGCCGAGACGAAGCCGCGCGCTTCGCCGATGTGCCAGCGTATGTTGTCTGCGGAAAATAAGCCGCCGCTGAACGCGTTCTGCCGTTCGCGCAGATAGTCGAGCAACCGGCTGTTCAATTCCACCGCATCGACGGTTTTGATATCGAAAAAGCGCGCCTGCAACAGATCACTGCCGGTCCCCGCGCCCAAAATCAGCAAATGTTCCGGTTTACGCAAATGAAAAGGCAGGGCCGAGGTAGTCTGATCCAGATAGGAAAGACTGGCGGGATTGCCGTCGAAACGGGTGATGGCCGACATATTGTCGGCATCGATGAACAGCGCCCGTTGCGGAGGCAGCGTCACGTCGGCGTTCAGGCTGAGCCCCGGTGCGTGGCGCAGAGGAATCTCGTCATTCTCGGTGACATGGACGTAACCGATGGGACTGGAAAAGTGGTCGACGACTTTCGTGCCCGGAATGAGCAGTGCTTGCGGCAACTCCTTGTAAGGCGAAATATGCAGGGACTGCCACTGTTCAGGAACCCATAACAGGGCGCCTGCGGCCAGGAAACAGGCGACGAGCATCCACCGATCCGGTTTTGTGTCCAGGCAGTAAAACGGCATCAGCCCGAGGATCGCGGCGAGCGACAGAACGATGAGGGCGCGTTCCGGAGGAATTAAAAACAGCAAGCCGATAACGGCCAGGCTGCCGAGGCCGGCGCCCGTCAAGTCGGCGGCATAAATGCCGGAGATCCGCTCCGGGTAGCGGTATAATGCCAGACCAATCGCAGAGGCGGCGAAAAAGAATGGGATGGCCAATAGCAAATAAAGGAGAAACAACAGCGGCAACTGCTGCGGCGACCAGAATATTTCCGAAGGATTG from Methylosarcina fibrata AML-C10 harbors:
- the mnmE gene encoding tRNA uridine-5-carboxymethylaminomethyl(34) synthesis GTPase MnmE is translated as MVIDTRDTIAAIATPPGNGGVGIIRLSGALVSSIAQQLHNKPLVPRLAQYASFLDGDGCVIDSGLSLYFPAPASYTGEDVLEVQAHGGSVVMDMLLRRILELGARLARPGEFTERAFLNNKLDLAQAEAVADLIESSTEQSVRSAQKSMQGLFSSQVNELVAEITELRTYVEAAIDFVEEEIDFLSDGVVENRIVKLLQRIERIRQTAKQGRLLRDGMTVVLAGRPNAGKSSLLNALAGHEAAIVTDVAGTTRDVLRERIQLDGMPLHVIDTAGLRDSDNIVEQEGIRRAREEIGKADLILLLIDAREPDVEPILETLPPGIPLTEVYNKIDLTNQPPALIESARGSRVYLSVKTGAGMALLTQHLKQSVGFNEAAEDVFIARRRHLEALRQGHEFVQNALRLLQESHAGELVAEELRMAQNALGEITGQFTSDDLLGKIFSSFCIGK
- a CDS encoding spermine/spermidine synthase domain-containing protein, with translation MTSFATTAIKTAALSFAVALLSASSLAYEVLLMRLFSIIQWHHFAYMIISMALLGFGVSGLILALLRGRLVSRFDRIFPAAVLGFGVSAPGCFWLAQRIPFNPSEIFWSPQQLPLLFLLYLLLAIPFFFAASAIGLALYRYPERISGIYAADLTGAGLGSLAVIGLLFLIPPERALIVLSLAAILGLMPFYCLDTKPDRWMLVACFLAAGALLWVPEQWQSLHISPYKELPQALLIPGTKVVDHFSSPIGYVHVTENDEIPLRHAPGLSLNADVTLPPQRALFIDADNMSAITRFDGNPASLSYLDQTTSALPFHLRKPEHLLILGAGTGSDLLQARFFDIKTVDAVELNSRLLDYLRERQNAFSGGLFSADNIRWHIGEARGFVSASREPFDMIEISLLDAFGASSAGLYALSENYLYTVEALQGYLEHLKPQGYLAITRWIKMPPRDHLKLFATAVAALKNTGHSDPERRLILIRGWQTGTLLVKSGVVTPAKIDALKTFCEARSFDVDYYPGMTEAETNLYNMVPEPTPYHAVKALLSPLSESYMGGYKFDIHPATDDKPYFFKFFKWSTLPEIASLYGQGGLSLLESGYIVLIAGALQAFLAGALFIGLPLWKWQDKLGFQPRSGSSLRLSAYFFCLGLAFLFIEIAFIQKFILFLHHPVYSVAAVLNTFLIAAGVGSFLSPWCGRYENGHWYPILGIAVTALLYLGLLETLTAYLLHQPSWFNAGISMLLTAPLGFFMGMPFPLGLTRIHRLNPAWIPWAWGVNGFASVISTMLATLIAMHWGFNILILAAIGLYLLAGLCLSAVDRHSPKLNT